The Natrinema caseinilyticum genomic sequence CGACTCGCTTCGCGACGTCCACTGGAAGAGCGCCGCCAAACGCCCCGGCGACGAACTGACCGTCGTGGAGTACGCGGACGACGAGGACGGGACAGCCGTCACGGTGGCCGCCGAGTGTCCCCCGCGCGGATTCGACGGCGCCACCGACCGCGTCGACGAGATGGCCGCTGCTGCCGCCAGCGTCGCGACCTACCTCCTCGAGCGGGGCACGACGGTCGGGATCGCCCTCCCGAAGGCGTCTCGCCCGCCGGGAGCGGGTCGTACGCACCACCGGGAGTTGCTGCGGTTACTCGCCGTCGCCGAGCCCGGCGAACTTCCGGAGCGAACCCGCCGGGACGCGGACGTTCTGGTTCGAACCGAGGCGGACGGGACGACGATCGTCGTCGACGGTCGCGAGATTCCGTTCGACCGGCTCAGTGGCGGGGGCCGATCAGAGGGAGCGAGCCGAGTCCACCGAGAGCGGATCGAACGCGACGATCGAAGCGACCACCACACCGGCAGTTCGTCGGGGATGACCGCATGAGTACGGAGTCGTCCAGCCACGCGGGCGGTCGAACGGTTTCGGTCGAGACCGACGGGCCGCTCGGCGCCGACGCGATGCGCCGGCTCGCACTCGGCTGCGTGCTGATCCTGACGGCCTCGTACGTGAGCGTGCTCTACGACGTCACGCACGTCGTCGGTGGGACGCGGTCGCTGCTCTCGGTCGTCGGACTGATGCTCCTCGCGGCGACCGTCTGTGCCCGCACGATCCGCCCGCGGACGGCCGCCGTGCTCGCGCTGTCGGTGGCCGGGTTCGGATTCGCCTACTATCTCACGGCGGCCGGCGTCGAACTCGGTGTCGTCTTCAACTCGACCGACGCCATCGTCTCCGATACCGTGGCGCTCGCGACCGGCCTCCCGCTGCTCCGGATGGTTCAAGCCGGCATCTGGACGCTCGGATTCGCGCCCGCACCGGTCTTTCTCTCGTGGTATTTCGCCCTCCGGAGCCACTACGGCCCGAGCGTCGTTCTCGGCGGGGTCGCACTCGGATTTCTGGTCTTGACAGGCGACGCCGGGACGGTCGTCACACTGATCGGGACCCTCGCCGCGATCGGCGCCGTGGCGTTGGGCGAACTCGAGAAACGGGGAGGTTCGATCGCACAGGCGGACCTGCTGACCGTCCTCTTCGCGCTGGCAATCTGCCTCTCGCTTTCCGTGACGGCGGTTCCCGGCGAACCGGCCGGGCCGACCCACATCGTCCAGGGCGAAGCGGGCACGCTCGAAGCGACGATCGATTCCGCCCCCCAGCGGTCGGGAATCTCCGGTCAGGTCGATCTCTCGCCGGAAACCCGATTCACCGTCGAATCACCGACGCGATCGTACTGGCGGACGGGCGTATACGATCGATTCGCCGGCGACGAGTGGATCCGAACCGGTCAGAGCAGCCGGTACAACGGCGGTCAGATCAACGCCCCGCCCGGCGAGTACGAGACGGTCGAGCAGACGGTCACCGTCGAGACGAAACTGGGCATCATCCCCGTCGCGCCACAGCCGCTTTCGATCAAAGAAGATACCGGACAGCGAACGACCATTTCCAGACACGGCCAACCGCGGCCCGAGACACCGTTTCAAAAGGGCGACAGCTTCACCGTCGAGAGCGCAATCGTCGATGCCGGTGCGAGCGAGCTCGCGGCAGCGGGGACGGACTACCCGGACGAGGTCACCGACCACTACCTCCAGACCCCCGAGGGGACCTCGAGCGAGTTCCGAGAGCGCACCGCGGAGATAACGGCGGGTGCGACCACTCCGTACGAGACCGCGGTCGCGATCGAACGGCACCTCGAATCCTCGAAGGAGTACTCGCTCGACGTTTCCCAACCCGCCGGAAACGTTGCGGAGGGATTCTTGCTCGAGATGGACGAGGGCTACTGCGTCTACTTCGCGACGACGATGACGCAGATGCTCCGCGAGGAAGGGGTCCCGGCCCGGTACGTCACCGGCTACACGAGCGGTCAGCAGATCGACGACGACACGTATCTGGTCCGCGGGCTCGACGCCCACGCCTGGGTCGAGGTCTACTTCCCCGACCACGGCTGGGTTCGGTTCGACCCGACGCCCGGAGGCAGCCGCGACGAGGTCCACACCGAGCGTCTCAGGGAGGCCCGGGAGAACGGAAACGAGGACGCCGATACCGAGGAAAGCGAGGACGTCCCGCTCCCGGAACGGCCCGACGAGAATCCTGACGACACCGACGATTCGGAACCACCGCAGTCACCGCCCGACGAGCGCCCGAACGAATCGCCGTCCGATCCCGCTGCCCCCAACGAAAGCGATCCGCAGGACCCAGCGGCCGGGTCGAACGACAGCGCATCCGGCCCCGACGGACCGGGCGACACCACCACCACTGTCGGGACCTGGCTCGAGCGATTCGTCACGTTCATGCGCGAGACCGGTGCGTTCGGACTGGTGCTGATCGTCGGACTCGCCGCGGGAGTCCGCCGAACTGCCGCGGCGACACGGTTCCGGCGCGAAGTCGGCGTGTACTGGCACGGGTTCCGGGCCGACCCCGACCGCGACGCCGAACGCGCATTCCGACGGCTCGAGCGGCTGCTTTCCCACCGGTACCGGCCACGTCGCCGATCGGAATCCGCACGAGCGTATCTGCGGTCGATTTCGGAATCCG encodes the following:
- a CDS encoding transglutaminaseTgpA domain-containing protein → MSTESSSHAGGRTVSVETDGPLGADAMRRLALGCVLILTASYVSVLYDVTHVVGGTRSLLSVVGLMLLAATVCARTIRPRTAAVLALSVAGFGFAYYLTAAGVELGVVFNSTDAIVSDTVALATGLPLLRMVQAGIWTLGFAPAPVFLSWYFALRSHYGPSVVLGGVALGFLVLTGDAGTVVTLIGTLAAIGAVALGELEKRGGSIAQADLLTVLFALAICLSLSVTAVPGEPAGPTHIVQGEAGTLEATIDSAPQRSGISGQVDLSPETRFTVESPTRSYWRTGVYDRFAGDEWIRTGQSSRYNGGQINAPPGEYETVEQTVTVETKLGIIPVAPQPLSIKEDTGQRTTISRHGQPRPETPFQKGDSFTVESAIVDAGASELAAAGTDYPDEVTDHYLQTPEGTSSEFRERTAEITAGATTPYETAVAIERHLESSKEYSLDVSQPAGNVAEGFLLEMDEGYCVYFATTMTQMLREEGVPARYVTGYTSGQQIDDDTYLVRGLDAHAWVEVYFPDHGWVRFDPTPGGSRDEVHTERLREARENGNEDADTEESEDVPLPERPDENPDDTDDSEPPQSPPDERPNESPSDPAAPNESDPQDPAAGSNDSASGPDGPGDTTTTVGTWLERFVTFMRETGAFGLVLIVGLAAGVRRTAAATRFRREVGVYWHGFRADPDRDAERAFRRLERLLSHRYRPRRRSESARAYLRSISESADADGRAPIDPRTERVCECYERAIYGDGVSRADADDAISIVDDLARDRLPVIGRIR